Proteins encoded in a region of the Streptomyces akebiae genome:
- a CDS encoding alpha/beta fold hydrolase, whose protein sequence is MEIPVGQVVVHYVEHGSGRPVLVLHGAGVDHREAEACFELVFEGVAGLRRIYPDLPGMGRTIAPDTLRSADDVLDTLLDFADEVIGGAAYLLIGHSAGAYYAQAMAARRPAKVAGLALICPFLPGLRDVPAHRVVAGSGEIGDDVFRSYFVIQTPAMLERYERYVTPAAALVDQTALERIGERWELTPDRTPAYAGPTVVVAGRLDSTVGYAAATDLIDHYPHASLSVVDDAGHALPHEQPELLRALLTEWLTRVERSS, encoded by the coding sequence ATGGAGATTCCCGTGGGCCAGGTGGTGGTCCACTACGTGGAGCACGGGTCCGGTCGCCCCGTGCTGGTACTCCACGGCGCCGGCGTCGACCACCGCGAGGCTGAGGCTTGCTTCGAGCTGGTTTTCGAAGGCGTTGCGGGGCTGCGGCGGATTTATCCCGACCTCCCTGGAATGGGCCGGACAATCGCTCCCGACACGCTGCGCAGCGCCGACGACGTCCTCGATACGCTGCTCGACTTCGCCGACGAGGTCATCGGCGGGGCTGCGTACCTCCTCATCGGTCACTCGGCGGGCGCGTACTACGCGCAGGCAATGGCCGCGAGGCGCCCGGCGAAGGTCGCCGGTCTGGCGCTCATCTGTCCGTTCTTGCCAGGGCTGCGTGACGTCCCAGCGCACCGCGTCGTCGCCGGATCGGGCGAGATCGGTGATGACGTCTTCCGGAGCTACTTCGTGATCCAAACCCCGGCGATGCTCGAACGATACGAACGTTACGTCACCCCGGCCGCCGCGCTGGTCGACCAGACAGCGCTCGAGCGAATCGGCGAACGATGGGAGCTCACCCCCGATCGCACACCGGCATACGCGGGTCCGACAGTGGTCGTGGCGGGGCGGCTGGACTCCACGGTCGGGTATGCCGCCGCTACCGACCTCATCGACCACTACCCGCACGCCTCGCTCTCCGTGGTTGACGACGCGGGGCACGCCCTACCCCACGAGCAACCGGAACTTCTGCGCGCCCTCCTCACCGAGTGGCTCACGCGCGTCGAGCGCTCGAGCTGA
- a CDS encoding RICIN domain-containing protein, whose translation MSDDALVAALRMSRTIEGTTPVAALIARHGPSVSEYAEICASGSSAIARALAAAAFRHVVQGLQRAGSTDALRPRLLVAVRDTARARAQTGTVSGLSYDQAGAADSSRPPPHSVAENRHLSQVAFLRLPRTTQYVLWHLDVEAESSAVPAALLGIEGDIPPFELDRAREQWRSALLRTHVEYAAGRECRDYSRLLDAPSHGAGSTLPEVQLHLDQCSFCQDTAEQLRLCATKPGVLLGEALLGESAHPYLAACRARPSRTAPVGATAGGDHARPSNTPQTPQKPARRRRPGSTRKGTKIFVAGIAAGSAAVAAALVVAGTSSDTTAPAPATQRPTPTPSPSSPTTSTALPVPPGSGRLRNAAADLCMDVRGGQPERGAEATLSACSAASTQRWTYVEDGLLRNLAEPDLCLDAGGDDEVLDLEYCDSSGDVSFGLRFELSPEGELLTRDERNLVIAPASPETGTVLVPSPRNAEAEQKWLVEPVAGASTPRSAT comes from the coding sequence ATGTCCGACGACGCCCTCGTCGCCGCGCTGAGGATGTCCCGGACCATCGAGGGCACAACGCCAGTCGCGGCGTTGATCGCGCGACACGGGCCATCAGTCTCCGAATATGCGGAGATCTGCGCCTCCGGTTCATCCGCCATTGCGCGAGCGCTCGCCGCTGCGGCATTCCGCCATGTGGTGCAGGGCCTCCAAAGAGCCGGGTCCACCGATGCCCTGCGCCCTCGCCTGCTCGTCGCCGTGCGGGACACCGCGCGAGCGCGCGCACAGACCGGCACCGTTTCGGGGCTGTCGTACGACCAGGCCGGGGCCGCCGACAGCAGCAGGCCCCCACCACATTCGGTCGCCGAGAATCGGCACCTGAGCCAGGTCGCTTTTCTGCGGCTCCCGAGGACCACGCAGTACGTTCTGTGGCATCTGGACGTGGAAGCCGAATCATCGGCCGTTCCCGCAGCCTTGCTCGGAATCGAAGGAGACATACCGCCCTTCGAGTTGGACCGGGCCCGGGAGCAATGGCGTTCGGCGCTCCTGCGCACGCATGTCGAGTATGCAGCGGGAAGAGAGTGCCGGGACTACAGCCGCCTCCTCGACGCACCCTCACACGGCGCCGGTTCCACGCTGCCCGAGGTGCAACTGCATCTGGATCAGTGCTCCTTCTGTCAGGACACCGCCGAACAGCTCAGGCTCTGCGCCACGAAACCGGGCGTACTGCTGGGGGAAGCGCTGCTCGGTGAGAGCGCTCACCCCTATCTGGCCGCGTGCCGGGCACGCCCTTCGCGCACAGCGCCCGTTGGCGCGACCGCCGGGGGAGACCACGCCCGGCCCTCGAACACCCCACAGACGCCCCAGAAGCCGGCAAGGAGGCGAAGGCCTGGCTCCACCCGCAAGGGCACGAAGATCTTCGTCGCCGGGATCGCCGCCGGTTCGGCCGCTGTCGCGGCAGCACTCGTCGTGGCAGGCACTTCGTCCGACACCACCGCACCGGCTCCGGCGACACAGCGGCCTACGCCCACGCCGTCACCCTCCTCCCCCACGACCTCGACCGCCCTCCCTGTCCCCCCGGGTAGCGGCCGACTGCGCAATGCTGCCGCAGACCTGTGCATGGACGTCCGGGGAGGGCAGCCCGAGCGTGGCGCGGAGGCCACCCTGTCCGCCTGCTCAGCCGCCAGCACGCAGCGGTGGACCTACGTTGAGGACGGGCTCCTGCGCAACCTCGCCGAACCGGATCTGTGCCTGGACGCCGGCGGGGACGACGAAGTGCTGGATCTGGAGTACTGCGACTCCTCGGGCGACGTCTCGTTCGGGCTCCGCTTCGAGCTGAGCCCCGAAGGAGAACTCCTCACACGCGACGAGAGAAACCTCGTGATCGCCCCCGCCTCGCCCGAGACCGGCACCGTTCTGGTACCAAGTCCCCGCAACGCAGAGGCGGAACAGAAATGGCTGGTCGAGCCGGTCGCGGGAGCATCCACACCCCGGTCCGCGACTTGA
- a CDS encoding arabinan endo-1,5-alpha-L-arabinosidase, with product MSRSPRTSQTARTSQTLRTSRPFPSARRTGLVAVTAAILLALAPTTASAYPNPGTVTGATAVHDPTMIRTSAGRYLLYATGGGLSYRTSTDRIAFGAGGDAFPSRPLWWSRYGATEAWAPDISRQGDTYLMYYSVSTFGSNESAIGLAVSATGLPGSWADHGIVYSSAASNDYNAIDPNLFVDDNGTWWLSFGSWWTGLKMIQVDPATGKQLVGNTTRYSLASRPSGTKAVEAPFVVKRGGFYYLFASYDTCCAGTGSTYKVKVGRATSVTGPYHDRNGVALMNNGGTPVLESHGRYIGPGGQSIMKDADGDLIVYHYYDGNDDGRPKLGINLLDWSSGWPVAH from the coding sequence ATGAGCCGCAGCCCCCGTACCTCTCAGACCGCCCGTACCTCCCAGACCCTCCGCACGTCCCGCCCGTTTCCATCCGCCCGCAGGACCGGGCTCGTGGCCGTCACGGCCGCGATACTCCTCGCCCTGGCCCCCACCACCGCCTCCGCCTACCCCAACCCCGGCACGGTCACGGGAGCCACCGCCGTCCACGACCCGACGATGATCCGCACATCTGCCGGGCGTTACCTCCTCTACGCCACCGGAGGCGGTCTGTCCTACCGCACCTCCACCGACCGGATCGCCTTCGGCGCGGGTGGCGACGCCTTCCCCTCCAGGCCGCTTTGGTGGTCGCGGTACGGAGCGACCGAAGCCTGGGCGCCGGACATCTCGCGCCAGGGTGACACATATCTGATGTACTACTCCGTCTCGACCTTCGGGTCGAACGAGTCGGCCATCGGGCTGGCCGTTTCGGCGACCGGCCTCCCCGGCTCCTGGGCGGACCACGGCATCGTCTACTCCTCCGCCGCCTCCAACGACTACAACGCCATCGACCCCAACCTCTTCGTCGACGACAACGGCACCTGGTGGCTGTCCTTCGGGAGCTGGTGGACGGGCCTGAAGATGATCCAGGTCGATCCCGCCACCGGAAAGCAACTCGTCGGCAACACCACCCGGTACTCTCTCGCCTCCCGCCCCAGCGGCACCAAGGCAGTCGAAGCACCCTTCGTCGTCAAACGGGGCGGTTTCTACTACCTCTTCGCCTCCTACGACACCTGCTGCGCCGGCACCGGCTCCACCTACAAGGTCAAGGTCGGGCGTGCCACCAGCGTGACCGGGCCGTACCACGACAGGAACGGAGTCGCGCTCATGAACAACGGCGGGACACCGGTGCTGGAGTCCCATGGCCGGTACATCGGCCCCGGCGGCCAGTCGATCATGAAGGACGCCGACGGCGATCTGATCGTCTACCACTACTACGACGGCAACGACGACGGCAGGCCCAAACTCGGCATCAATCTCCTGGACTGGAGCAGCGGATGGCCCGTCGCCCACTGA
- a CDS encoding S8 family peptidase, producing MLDSRLKFLQSRAEEGPAELVGLESTGRFALTTEGVRTPRVRVLVRMAEGHGADDLGELSQHTGLTVHIRAGDVVGGEIGIDRLTELDESEAVSYVEASRPTLTELDAAVPETNADKVHTGPPGLRGAGVIVGVVDSGIDWRHACFRDPTGKTRILRIWDQNLTPGAGESSPAPFGHGVEYQRSAIDDALTAPGPTSTVRHMDDSLGHGTHVAGIAAGDGSSAGNGKPEFTFVGVAPEADLVVVANRVTTEALGDSMSTLEAVGYVFKVAETLGRPAVVNISQGDNLGPHDGSSLLERGIDNLLNAPGRALVKSAGNAANAGVHATGQVTEGGSDVVQFLVPVGDDTPDTLDIWYSGADRLSLRITPPNGTASVEIEPGTTSAELDLSGGNKAFVDSVVHHSQNGDNRIYVQLSPGSQTAIRPGTWSLTLIGQTVADSGRWHAWMERGRTVPQFIGAHRNDETTISVPGTSRKVVTAASYITKGAGQGNLSTFSSRGPTRDGRHAPTLAAPGQAITSALVGAAGSSQYQPMSGTSMAAPHLTGVCALMLQSSPKLTQDDLVLLLTNSARLDPFTGGAPGDDWGAGKVDAAAAVDAIP from the coding sequence ATGCTCGACTCACGGCTGAAGTTCCTGCAGTCCCGTGCCGAGGAAGGCCCGGCGGAGCTGGTGGGCCTGGAATCCACCGGCCGTTTCGCGCTCACGACGGAAGGGGTGAGGACACCTCGTGTGCGTGTACTGGTGCGAATGGCGGAGGGGCACGGCGCCGACGACCTGGGAGAGCTGTCGCAGCACACGGGGCTGACGGTTCACATCAGGGCCGGCGACGTGGTTGGCGGCGAGATCGGCATCGACCGACTCACGGAGCTCGACGAGTCGGAAGCCGTCAGCTACGTCGAGGCGTCCCGCCCTACCCTGACGGAGCTGGACGCCGCCGTGCCCGAGACCAATGCCGACAAGGTGCACACCGGACCGCCCGGACTGCGTGGCGCCGGTGTGATCGTGGGCGTGGTCGACAGCGGCATCGACTGGCGCCACGCCTGCTTCCGGGACCCGACCGGGAAGACGCGCATCCTGCGCATCTGGGACCAGAACCTCACTCCCGGAGCGGGGGAATCCTCACCGGCGCCGTTCGGCCACGGAGTGGAATACCAACGTTCCGCGATCGACGACGCATTGACCGCTCCGGGCCCGACGAGCACGGTGCGGCACATGGACGACAGCCTCGGCCATGGCACCCATGTGGCCGGCATCGCCGCCGGTGACGGGTCGTCGGCCGGGAACGGCAAACCGGAGTTCACCTTTGTCGGCGTCGCCCCCGAGGCGGATCTGGTCGTCGTGGCCAACCGGGTGACGACAGAAGCCCTGGGCGATTCCATGAGTACGCTCGAGGCCGTCGGTTACGTCTTCAAGGTAGCCGAGACCCTCGGACGGCCGGCGGTCGTCAACATCAGCCAGGGCGACAATCTGGGACCGCACGACGGCTCCAGCCTGCTGGAGCGCGGCATCGACAACCTGCTCAACGCCCCGGGGCGCGCCCTGGTGAAGTCCGCGGGCAACGCGGCGAACGCCGGCGTACACGCGACGGGCCAGGTGACGGAGGGGGGCAGCGACGTCGTCCAATTCCTGGTGCCCGTCGGTGACGACACGCCGGATACGCTGGACATCTGGTACTCCGGCGCCGACCGTCTCTCCCTGCGGATCACTCCCCCCAACGGCACGGCGAGCGTCGAGATCGAACCCGGCACCACCAGTGCGGAGCTGGATCTCTCCGGGGGCAACAAGGCCTTCGTCGACTCTGTCGTGCACCACTCCCAGAACGGCGACAACCGGATCTACGTTCAGCTGAGCCCGGGAAGCCAGACAGCGATCCGGCCCGGCACCTGGAGCCTCACGCTCATCGGCCAGACCGTTGCCGACAGCGGCCGCTGGCACGCCTGGATGGAGAGAGGGCGGACCGTTCCCCAGTTCATCGGCGCACACCGAAACGACGAGACCACCATCTCCGTACCCGGGACGAGTCGGAAGGTCGTCACCGCCGCCTCCTACATCACCAAAGGCGCGGGACAGGGGAACCTTTCCACCTTCTCCAGCCGGGGCCCCACCCGCGACGGTCGCCACGCACCGACGCTCGCCGCGCCGGGCCAGGCCATCACCTCGGCACTGGTGGGCGCCGCGGGATCGAGTCAGTACCAGCCCATGTCCGGCACGAGCATGGCCGCACCGCATCTCACCGGGGTGTGTGCCCTCATGCTGCAGTCGAGCCCCAAGCTGACCCAGGACGACCTCGTCCTGCTCCTGACCAACTCGGCCCGGCTGGACCCCTTCACCGGTGGGGCACCCGGCGACGACTGGGGTGCGGGCAAGGTGGACGCGGCAGCGGCGGTTGACGCCATCCCCTGA
- a CDS encoding M23 family metallopeptidase — MGVLRTDVRYCHLSERTVNGGSVEAGQKIGEVGSTGNAIGPHLHLEKRPAGGGFGSDVPPTGRRQTSRSSPVGPGYFADVGRASVDRCGPVPICRSRVPTRGIPALGVEGMADARALHSHLRPGCL, encoded by the coding sequence CTGGGTGTCCTGCGGACCGACGTCCGATACTGCCACCTCTCCGAGCGAACGGTGAACGGGGGCTCCGTGGAAGCCGGGCAGAAGATCGGAGAAGTCGGCTCCACCGGCAATGCCATCGGCCCTCATCTCCACCTCGAAAAGCGCCCGGCTGGTGGCGGCTTCGGATCCGACGTACCCCCGACTGGCAGGCGGCAGACAAGCCGGTCCTCGCCCGTCGGCCCGGGTTACTTTGCAGACGTAGGCCGGGCATCCGTCGATCGATGCGGGCCTGTGCCGATCTGCAGAAGCCGCGTACCCACGCGGGGCATCCCGGCGTTAGGGGTAGAAGGGATGGCTGACGCCCGTGCACTCCACTCTCATCTGAGACCCGGGTGCCTGTGA
- a CDS encoding fumarylacetoacetate hydrolase family protein, with product MPVKPEPASALFAGPLALATLSAPDGPAFPSLVTPDGQALDLRQAFGDERLTTLDVLDRWETALPRLRALAADPALPRVPVAALRVHAPVAPRQVFQSGANYRQHVIDLHVAHRAPGDDRPEEERRAEAAELMDRRAAEDLPYVFIGLPGAITGPYDDVVLPAWAEQPDWELELAVVIGRAAFRVSVEEAPRYIAGYTIANDVTDRATVFRRDMPQIGTDWLRSKNAPGFTPLGPWIVPAESIAHPDDLQVTLRLNGETMQDESTKDMIFTVARMVAYASQTARLLPGDLVLTGSPAGNGMHWGRLLRHGDVMEGSVTGLGVQRTRCVTEVAP from the coding sequence ATGCCAGTGAAACCTGAACCCGCGTCCGCGCTCTTCGCCGGACCCTTGGCCCTTGCCACGCTGTCGGCCCCGGACGGGCCGGCCTTTCCCTCCCTGGTGACGCCCGACGGCCAGGCTCTCGACCTGCGGCAGGCCTTCGGGGACGAGCGGCTGACCACGCTGGACGTCCTGGACCGCTGGGAGACGGCACTGCCCCGACTGCGCGCACTGGCGGCCGACCCCGCCCTGCCCCGCGTACCTGTTGCGGCCCTCCGCGTGCACGCGCCCGTCGCGCCGCGGCAGGTGTTCCAGTCGGGCGCGAACTACCGCCAGCATGTGATCGACCTGCACGTGGCCCATCGCGCTCCCGGCGACGACCGGCCGGAGGAGGAGCGCCGCGCGGAGGCCGCGGAGCTCATGGATCGGCGCGCTGCCGAGGACCTGCCGTACGTCTTCATCGGCCTGCCCGGCGCGATCACCGGACCGTACGACGATGTCGTCCTGCCCGCCTGGGCCGAACAACCGGACTGGGAGCTGGAGTTGGCGGTCGTCATCGGCCGGGCCGCCTTTCGGGTGTCGGTGGAGGAGGCGCCGCGGTACATCGCCGGGTACACCATCGCCAACGATGTGACCGACCGGGCCACCGTCTTCCGCCGGGACATGCCGCAGATCGGCACGGATTGGCTGCGCAGCAAGAACGCCCCGGGGTTCACCCCGCTCGGCCCGTGGATCGTCCCGGCCGAGTCGATCGCGCACCCCGACGACCTGCAAGTCACGCTCAGGCTCAACGGCGAGACCATGCAGGACGAGTCCACCAAGGACATGATCTTCACGGTCGCGCGCATGGTGGCGTACGCCTCCCAGACCGCACGGCTCCTGCCCGGCGACCTCGTGCTCACCGGCAGCCCGGCAGGCAACGGCATGCACTGGGGCCGCCTGCTGCGCCACGGCGACGTCATGGAAGGCTCGGTCACCGGGCTAGGCGTGCAGCGCACCCGCTGTGTGACGGAGGTCGCGCCGTGA
- a CDS encoding cyclase family protein encodes MTLDRHDPEAAIAEAAKAFSNWGRWGEDDVLGTLNFLDEAKRREGAALIRRGVSFSLAQSFDMNGPQKGWRRRTNPVHTMLDTGVDAALGHQPFPHGLGGADDVIAMPLQCSTQWDGLGHIFDHGKAWNGRAAEQVVTSEGDLVTGIEHMAPHVAGRGVLLDVGRVIGDNGELPDGFAITEEHLTATAEAHGVAVGRGDMVLVRTGRLTRARREGWGDYAGGDAPGLSFTTVGWLHGTEIAALATDTWGFEVRPNEFEPAFQPLHQVAIPHLGLLIGEMWDLDALAEDCAADGVHDFWLTAAPLPITGAVGSPVNPIAVK; translated from the coding sequence GTGACCCTGGACCGCCACGACCCCGAGGCCGCCATCGCCGAGGCGGCCAAGGCCTTCTCGAACTGGGGGCGCTGGGGCGAGGACGACGTGCTCGGCACGCTGAACTTCCTCGACGAGGCCAAGCGCCGCGAGGGCGCGGCTCTCATCCGGCGGGGTGTCAGTTTCTCGCTCGCTCAGTCCTTCGACATGAACGGCCCGCAGAAGGGCTGGCGGCGGCGCACCAACCCGGTGCACACGATGCTGGACACCGGTGTGGACGCGGCCCTCGGCCACCAGCCCTTCCCGCACGGTCTCGGCGGCGCCGACGACGTGATCGCGATGCCGCTGCAGTGCTCCACGCAGTGGGACGGGCTCGGCCACATCTTCGACCACGGCAAGGCGTGGAACGGGCGCGCCGCGGAGCAGGTCGTCACCTCCGAGGGCGACCTGGTCACCGGCATCGAGCACATGGCTCCCCATGTCGCCGGGCGCGGTGTGCTGCTGGACGTGGGCCGCGTCATCGGTGACAACGGTGAACTGCCCGACGGCTTCGCCATCACCGAGGAGCACCTGACGGCGACGGCCGAGGCGCACGGGGTGGCGGTGGGCCGCGGCGACATGGTGCTCGTGCGCACCGGCCGGCTGACCCGGGCCCGGCGTGAGGGCTGGGGCGACTACGCGGGCGGCGACGCCCCCGGGCTGTCCTTCACCACGGTCGGCTGGCTGCACGGCACCGAGATCGCCGCGCTCGCCACCGACACCTGGGGGTTCGAGGTCAGGCCGAACGAGTTCGAGCCCGCGTTCCAGCCGCTGCACCAGGTCGCCATCCCGCACCTCGGCCTGCTCATCGGCGAGATGTGGGACCTGGACGCGCTCGCCGAGGACTGCGCCGCGGACGGCGTGCACGACTTCTGGCTCACCGCCGCCCCGCTGCCCATCACGGGAGCCGTCGGCTCCCCGGTCAACCCGATCGCCGTCAAGTAA
- a CDS encoding FAD-dependent oxidoreductase, which translates to MSRARTVLVIGGGAAGNAVTILLRRGGFAVDLIEARDDWNATAGSGITLQGNALRVLRELGVWEQVQASGFGYGSVGITAPDGTVLHVARDIRTGGDDLPATLGMQRPRLQQILIDAVRASGASVRLGTTAQILDQDANGVSVRFSDGGEGRYDLVIAADGLGSSTRAAIGITDKPEPTGMAIWRIAAPRPAGVTRTDLAFGGPAYIAGYSPTSDSTLYAYVVEDNRDRASIPPATYADEMRRLACAYGGFWPEITQHIADPAKVNYTRFDRLLVEDSWHRGRVVLIGDAAHCCPPTLAQGAALSLEDAWVLAQLLTATQSWDDALFQAYYERRIARVRPVVEASVQLGQWQLDGVRDADVPGLMARTMTMLRELP; encoded by the coding sequence ATGAGCAGAGCCCGTACGGTCCTGGTGATCGGCGGTGGAGCAGCCGGCAACGCCGTCACCATCCTCCTGCGTCGCGGCGGATTCGCCGTGGATCTGATCGAGGCGAGGGACGACTGGAACGCCACCGCGGGCTCCGGCATCACCCTTCAGGGCAACGCCCTGCGCGTCCTGCGTGAACTCGGGGTGTGGGAGCAGGTTCAGGCGTCCGGCTTCGGCTACGGCTCGGTCGGCATCACCGCCCCCGACGGCACCGTGTTGCACGTCGCCCGGGACATCCGCACCGGCGGTGACGACCTGCCCGCCACGCTCGGCATGCAGCGTCCCCGCCTCCAGCAGATCCTCATCGACGCCGTGCGCGCGAGCGGCGCCTCGGTGCGCCTGGGCACGACCGCCCAGATCCTCGACCAGGACGCGAACGGGGTCTCCGTACGCTTCTCCGACGGCGGCGAGGGACGTTACGACCTGGTGATCGCCGCCGACGGACTCGGTTCCTCGACCCGCGCGGCGATCGGCATCACCGACAAGCCGGAACCGACCGGCATGGCCATCTGGCGCATCGCCGCCCCGCGCCCCGCCGGTGTCACCCGCACCGACCTCGCCTTCGGCGGCCCCGCCTACATCGCGGGCTACAGCCCGACCAGCGACAGCACCCTGTACGCGTACGTCGTCGAGGACAACCGCGACCGTGCCTCGATCCCGCCCGCCACGTACGCCGACGAGATGCGCCGCCTCGCCTGCGCCTACGGCGGCTTCTGGCCGGAGATCACCCAGCACATCGCCGACCCGGCGAAGGTCAACTACACGCGGTTCGACCGGCTGCTGGTCGAGGACTCCTGGCACCGCGGCCGCGTGGTGCTGATCGGCGACGCCGCGCACTGCTGTCCGCCCACCCTCGCTCAGGGCGCGGCCCTGTCCCTGGAGGACGCGTGGGTGCTCGCCCAGTTGCTGACAGCCACGCAGAGCTGGGACGACGCCCTGTTCCAGGCGTACTACGAGCGACGTATCGCCCGGGTCCGTCCGGTGGTGGAGGCATCCGTGCAGCTCGGGCAGTGGCAGCTCGACGGCGTCCGGGACGCGGACGTTCCCGGTCTGATGGCCCGGACCATGACGATGCTGCGGGAGCTGCCGTGA
- a CDS encoding amidohydrolase family protein: MTALTIDVHAHVLLPEIEALVGGLPGLAEARALDARRNGPAALAVNGPMVRERVPLLTDPTVRLAAMDRQGVDVQLVSPSPSHYHYWADEETAEKLCRLAGEATAAHCSAAPDRLRGLGLVPLQHPRLAVRALDHALEQGLSGVEISSHAPGRELSDPAYEPLWSRAEESGAVLFLHPFGCTLDERLDQWYLSNTVGQPTENAVALSHLIFSGVLDRHPGLKVIAAHGGGYLPTHIGRSDHAWSTRSDAGAGCAHLPSSYLKRLYFDSLVHDPHVLGELVRVAGPDRVCLGSDYPFDMGTEDPVGALRAARLSEADFDAVRGGNAAALLNLIPA; this comes from the coding sequence GTGACCGCGCTCACCATTGACGTGCACGCCCACGTCCTGTTGCCCGAAATCGAAGCACTGGTGGGCGGCCTGCCGGGCCTGGCCGAGGCGAGGGCTCTGGACGCCCGGCGCAACGGCCCGGCGGCCCTGGCCGTCAACGGGCCCATGGTGCGCGAGCGCGTCCCCCTGCTGACCGACCCCACCGTGCGGCTGGCCGCCATGGACAGGCAGGGCGTGGACGTCCAGCTCGTCAGTCCGTCCCCCTCGCACTACCACTACTGGGCGGACGAGGAGACGGCCGAGAAGCTGTGCCGGCTCGCGGGTGAGGCGACGGCGGCGCATTGCTCGGCCGCCCCCGACCGGTTGCGCGGACTCGGCCTCGTACCGCTCCAGCACCCGCGGCTCGCGGTCCGTGCCCTCGACCATGCCCTCGAACAGGGGCTGAGCGGAGTGGAGATCTCCAGCCACGCCCCGGGCCGTGAGCTGTCCGACCCGGCGTACGAACCCCTGTGGTCGCGGGCCGAGGAGAGTGGCGCGGTCCTCTTCCTGCACCCCTTCGGCTGCACGCTCGACGAGCGGCTCGACCAGTGGTACCTGTCCAACACCGTGGGACAGCCCACCGAGAACGCCGTGGCTCTCTCCCACCTGATCTTCTCCGGCGTCCTGGACCGCCACCCCGGTCTGAAGGTGATCGCCGCACACGGCGGCGGCTATCTGCCCACCCACATCGGCCGCTCCGACCACGCCTGGTCCACCCGTTCCGACGCCGGCGCCGGCTGCGCCCACCTGCCCAGCAGCTATCTGAAGCGCCTGTACTTCGACTCCCTCGTCCACGACCCGCACGTCCTCGGGGAACTGGTTCGCGTGGCCGGTCCCGACCGTGTCTGCCTCGGATCGGACTACCCGTTCGACATGGGAACCGAGGACCCCGTCGGCGCGCTGCGCGCCGCCCGGCTGTCCGAGGCCGACTTCGACGCCGTACGCGGCGGCAACGCCGCCGCACTGCTCAACCTCATCCCCGCCTGA
- a CDS encoding VOC family protein, which produces MSARLLTHLRHVDLAVPDHDKQLDFYAGVWGLTKVAEDSGISFLAAEGSPEQYVVRLREAEEKRLDLVSYGAASAADVDTLAEELLAGGVQLISQPGKVDTPGGGYGFRFFDVDGRTIEVSSDVEVRRHRKIEEKEAIPVKLSHVVLNSPDLNRTREWYERHLGFRLSDTLSSPHMGEVMHFMRISNQHHSMAIAQGPHTALHHVSFEMRGLDEYMRGSGRVIRAGHQKVWGPGRHMAGDNTFTYFLDPHGNTVEYTTELELLDEDTWHPHVYDFSQPEVTDQWGTANPMNELVAKESFNDPDRGVFVAPPV; this is translated from the coding sequence ATGAGCGCACGTCTGCTCACCCACCTGCGGCACGTCGACCTCGCCGTGCCCGACCACGACAAGCAACTCGACTTCTACGCCGGCGTCTGGGGACTGACCAAGGTCGCCGAGGACTCCGGCATCTCCTTCCTCGCCGCCGAGGGCTCACCGGAGCAGTACGTCGTGCGGCTGCGCGAAGCCGAGGAGAAGCGCCTGGACCTGGTCTCCTACGGTGCCGCTTCCGCGGCCGACGTGGACACACTCGCCGAGGAACTCCTCGCGGGCGGCGTCCAGTTGATCTCCCAGCCCGGCAAGGTCGACACCCCCGGCGGCGGTTACGGCTTCCGCTTCTTCGACGTCGACGGACGCACCATCGAGGTCTCGTCCGACGTGGAGGTCCGCCGGCACCGCAAGATCGAGGAGAAGGAGGCGATCCCGGTCAAGCTCTCCCACGTCGTGCTCAACTCCCCGGATCTCAACCGGACGCGGGAGTGGTACGAGCGCCACCTCGGCTTCCGCCTCTCCGACACGCTCAGTTCACCGCACATGGGCGAGGTCATGCACTTCATGCGGATCTCCAACCAGCACCACTCCATGGCCATCGCCCAGGGCCCGCACACCGCCCTGCACCACGTCTCGTTCGAGATGCGCGGCCTCGACGAGTACATGCGCGGATCCGGCCGCGTCATCCGGGCCGGCCACCAGAAGGTCTGGGGGCCCGGCCGGCACATGGCGGGCGACAACACCTTCACCTACTTCCTCGACCCGCACGGCAACACCGTCGAGTACACGACGGAGCTTGAGTTGCTGGACGAGGACACCTGGCACCCGCACGTCTACGACTTCTCCCAGCCCGAGGTCACCGACCAGTGGGGCACCGCCAACCCGATGAACGAACTGGTCGCCAAGGAGTCGTTCAACGACCCCGACCGCGGTGTCTTCGTCGCCCCGCCGGTCTGA